A section of the Ictalurus punctatus breed USDA103 chromosome 8, Coco_2.0, whole genome shotgun sequence genome encodes:
- the clic2 gene encoding chloride intracellular channel protein 2 isoform X1 produces MGSLGLVEDEARCSILNHLKGFDGAGWEARKMNLQDLAVAEIWSAKVKPSSRITPRFLAILVGMSAGHDGENVGNCPFCQSLFMVLWLKGVKFTVTTVDMRKKPEELKDLAPGTNPPFLLYNGALKTDFMKIEEFLEATLAPPRYPHLSPLNKESFDVGADIFAKFSAFIKNSPNNRVQEQALLREFTRLDNYLNTPLPEEIDHNSTEDISVSKRKYLDGNRLTLADCNLLPKLHVIKVAAKKYCNFEIPAHFTGVHRYLQYAYEREEFRQTCPASVEIEKAYLSVASKRT; encoded by the exons atgggttctcttggactggttgaagacgaggcgcgctgcagcattctgaatcatctcaaggggtttgatggagctggctgggaggcccgaaa gatgaacctacaggaccttgcagttgctgagatatggtctgcaaaggtcaagccatcatcaagaatcaccccaaggttcctggccatcctggttggcatgagt GCAGGCCATGATGGAGAGAATGTGGGGAACTGTCCCTTCTGTCAGAGTCTCTTCATGGTGCTGTGGCTGAAAGGAGTCAAATTCACAGTTACTACAGTCGATATGAGGAA GAAGCCAGAGGAGTTGAAAGACTTAGCTCCAGGGACTAACCCTCCTTTCCTCCTATACAACGGTGCCCTTAAGACTGACTTCATGAAGATTGAGGAGTTTCTCGAGGCAACTCTTGCCCCTCCCAG ATACCCTCATCTCAGTCCTCTGAATAAAGAGTCATTTGATGTGGGTGCTGATATTTTCGCCAAGTTTTCTGCTTTCATCAAGAACAGTCCAAATAACCGAG TACAAGAGCAGGCTTTGCTAAGGGAGTTTACACGCCTTGATAATTATCTAAACACACCACTGCCTGAGGAAATAGACCACAACTCCACCGAGGACATTTCTGTCTCCAAGAGGAAGTACCTCGATGGCAACCGCCTGACGTTGGCAGACTGCAACTTGCTGCCCAAATTACATGTGATCAAG GTTGCTGCCAAGAAGTACTGTAACTTTGAGATTCCGGCTCATTTCACTGGCGTACATCGCTACTTGCAGTATGCATATGAGAGAGAGGAGTTCAGACAGACTTGTCCAGCCAGCGTTGAGATTGAAAAAGCCTATCTGAGTGTTGCTAGTAAGAGGACATAA
- the urp1 gene encoding urotensin-related peptide 1, whose product MLSVALLYILALVFPADNALPLYSDTALTPHEDLLQKLVTEIEDGQSNDLSTQRDVKTILPILLHQERESDSWPNGAKENLQQDKMNHMMDDLKEVVMKLAAADKLRSQGFLRSEQNLPKPNKRACFWKYCVTN is encoded by the exons ATGCTGTCTGTTGCACTGCTCTACATTTTGGCCTTGGTTTTCCCTGCAGATAATGCGTTGCCTTTATACTCAGATACAGCACTCACACCACACGAAG ACCTCCTTCAGAAACTGGTGACAGAAATAGAGGATGGACAGAGCAATGACCTGAGCACACAAAGAGATGTCAAAACCATCCTTCCCATCTTGCTTCACCAGGAACGAGAGAGCGACTCTTGGCCTAATG GAGCGAAAGAAAATCTCCAGCAGGATAAAATGAACCACATG ATGGATGACTTAAAAGAAGTAGTCATGAAATTAGCAGCAGCAGACAAGCTGCGCTCTCAAGGCTTTCTTCGATCTGAGCAGAATTTACCCAAACCCAACAAGAGAG CCTGTTTCTGGAAGTACTGTGTAACAAACTAG
- the clic2 gene encoding chloride intracellular channel protein 2 isoform X2, translating into MALQQDKEPSIELFIKAGHDGENVGNCPFCQSLFMVLWLKGVKFTVTTVDMRKKPEELKDLAPGTNPPFLLYNGALKTDFMKIEEFLEATLAPPRYPHLSPLNKESFDVGADIFAKFSAFIKNSPNNRVQEQALLREFTRLDNYLNTPLPEEIDHNSTEDISVSKRKYLDGNRLTLADCNLLPKLHVIKVAAKKYCNFEIPAHFTGVHRYLQYAYEREEFRQTCPASVEIEKAYLSVASKRT; encoded by the exons GCAGGCCATGATGGAGAGAATGTGGGGAACTGTCCCTTCTGTCAGAGTCTCTTCATGGTGCTGTGGCTGAAAGGAGTCAAATTCACAGTTACTACAGTCGATATGAGGAA GAAGCCAGAGGAGTTGAAAGACTTAGCTCCAGGGACTAACCCTCCTTTCCTCCTATACAACGGTGCCCTTAAGACTGACTTCATGAAGATTGAGGAGTTTCTCGAGGCAACTCTTGCCCCTCCCAG ATACCCTCATCTCAGTCCTCTGAATAAAGAGTCATTTGATGTGGGTGCTGATATTTTCGCCAAGTTTTCTGCTTTCATCAAGAACAGTCCAAATAACCGAG TACAAGAGCAGGCTTTGCTAAGGGAGTTTACACGCCTTGATAATTATCTAAACACACCACTGCCTGAGGAAATAGACCACAACTCCACCGAGGACATTTCTGTCTCCAAGAGGAAGTACCTCGATGGCAACCGCCTGACGTTGGCAGACTGCAACTTGCTGCCCAAATTACATGTGATCAAG GTTGCTGCCAAGAAGTACTGTAACTTTGAGATTCCGGCTCATTTCACTGGCGTACATCGCTACTTGCAGTATGCATATGAGAGAGAGGAGTTCAGACAGACTTGTCCAGCCAGCGTTGAGATTGAAAAAGCCTATCTGAGTGTTGCTAGTAAGAGGACATAA